The genomic region CACCGCCTTATTCCCAAACGTGACTCACAAATTCATGATTACCCTAGGTAAATGTTGTGAACGCGCGGCGTGCGCGGCAGCGCACAGGACGGGCCATGGGCGATATGTCGTGATTTCAGTCGCGACTATCGCGATGATGCGCGGTCGCGAAATATGGCGAGGTCGCGATGCCACACGACCCGATACATGAGCGTGACGCGCCGTGACCTCTAACGGAGGTCAGAGGCTGCGACGAACCGTTGAAGTGCAACGGTCGGCTAGGCGGAAGGATCAGACATGAACAGGATTCACTCGGGGAGAGGATTGATACCGGTGAGAGTGCGGCAACCCGTGCTCGACAGCCGATGCCGACGAAGGCTGTTTCGTCGGCATCGGCTCGGCCTCATGCGTTTCATCTCGGAAGTGCCTGCTGAAGCGCCCTTAGCGGAGACCGGTCTGCTGGGGCTTGCCCTCGGACATCTGGTTTGCGTCTTTGACGTCGCGCGCGCAGCGGAATCCCAGCCAATTCATCGCGGTCTTGGGTTCCGTCCCATTTCGCTGCGAGACCCGTACGCTGGGCGTGCTGTCGATCCAGCCTCCTCCGCGAAAGCCCCGCTGCGTTCCTGTATCGGGCCCTTTGGGATTACGGTCCGGCGCCGTCTTATAGTAATCCTTGTCGTACCAATCGGCGACCCACTCGGCGACATTTCCACCCATCTGGAAGGCGCCGTAGGGACTGACGGCATTATCATACTTGTCGACCGAGATGATCGGCGGATAGAGAATCAGCCGCTCCGGCCTGTCTCGGACCGGACCTGAAAGACCGGTCCTTCCGAAGTTGGCACGCGAGAGCCCCGCCATCTCGTTGCCCCAGGGATAAATCCTGCCATCTTCGCCCCGAGCAGCCTTTTCCCATTCGGCCTCAGTTGGAAGCCGTTTGCCTGCCCATTTGCAATAGGCCTCGGCGTCGAACCAGGTCACGTGCATGACCGGATGGTTCACCATCGTCTCCTGGAAATTGCCTCCGTCGTATTGCCAATCGATGAGGGGATCGCGATTCTCGGCAAGCACGAACTTGAGAAACTGGACGGTCGTGACTTCGAATTTGTCGATGTCGTACGCATCCAGATGGACCTGCCGTTGAGGGAATTCCGGTTGATAAGCGTTCTTGTCGACTCTCTTGTTGCTACCCATCAAAAATGGGCCAGCCGGAACCCGCATCATCTCATCGTGGGCAGGCAGCTTGATCCGCTCCGCCGCCAACGCTTTCCCCTCCGGCGTCCATGTTCTCGTCACATCGGCCACGTCCAATGCGAGCACACTCCCTGCGAGCCCTCCTGCCATCATGAGCACAGCGCACGAAACAGCTCCGACCCTCACGATACGACCTCCCTGGATTTAGCACCCGCCGGCCGATCCCTTCATGGGGTTTGGTTGGAGAGGTCCTTGTGGAACTCTTCGAGCGGATGGAAGTTAAGCGGTAAGTTGAATAAATAGTCCGAGACCGACCTCAGCTTGACGTGCTGATATTCGACGATCCAGCTCCCGTCCTTCTTTGCCAGCTTCATGGGAAAGTGTATGTCTGTCGCGACCCATTGATAATAGTTTTCGATCCGTTCGCCGTGCTTGGTGCTCACTTCGTACAACACCGTTGGATGGCCCTCGCGCACTTCCGTGCCGATCTCCTGCCGTGAAATTTCTCCCTCCAGCTTTTCCGTCACCCGGAGGTCCTGGTCCGGATCGTACGGCACTTCCTTGAAGTGCTTCATCCTGGACAACAGCAGCCAGACAACCTGCTTGTCCTTTCTGACGATGCTCACGTTGACGGGACCCATCGAATGGTGCTCGATGCGCCACATCTGATCGCGATAATAGATGGAAGACTTATGGGTCCGGCCGTCGATTTTGGTGAACTGATCGGCCGTGAACTCCAATGCCGCGGCCGGCTGTCCCTGGCCGACCCATATCCCCGCGATCAATCCGGTCACAATCCATAGCCGCATCGCCTCATCCTAGCATAGCGGAGAGGCGCGCAGCCCGCGCAATCATCGCGATCGTCCGGTTCACCCAACCGTCAAGACCCCCGCCCCGGCGATGGTCCCCGCCTTGAGCGCCTGCAGCGCCTGATTAGCCTCTTCCAACGGAAACTCACGGCTGCGAGGCCGGATCGGAATCCTGGCCGCCTCCTGCAGCAGTTCCGCGGCATCCTGCCTGGTATTGGCCGTGACGCTTCGGATGACCCGTTCGCCGAAAAGGTCCCGGTCATAGTCCAACGGCGGAAACGCCGACATATGAATGCCCGCCAGCGCCAACGTCCCGCCGCGCTGGAGCGCCCGCAACGCCGGCGGCACCAATTCGCCGGCCGGAGCGAATATGATCGCACCGTGCAACGATACGGGAGGCGGCTCCGCCGCGCCGCCCACCCAACGGGCCCCCAGTTCGCGGGCCAGCCGCTGATGCTCCGGCTTCAATGAACAGACATACACCTCACAGCCCCAATGGCGGGCGATCTGAATGGTGATGTGAGCCGATGCACCGAATCCATACAAACCCAGACGCTGCCCCGGCTGAACCGCGCTTAATCGCAAGGCACGGTAGCCGATGATTCCGGCGCACAAGAGCGGAGCCGCTTCCACATCGCTGAACGTTTCCGGAATCGGATAGGCGAACGAGGCAGGCACCGCGGCATACCCGGCATATCCGCCCGGCACCTGATACCCGGTGAACCGCGCGCCGAGGCAGAGATTTTCACGTCCGCTCCGGCAAAATTCGCAGGAGCCGCATGTCCCCTGAAGCCAGGCGATGCCGACTCGTTCGCCGATCCTCCGGCTACTGACAGCGGAGCCCGCCTGTTCGATGATGCCGACCGCCTGATGCCCAGGAATCAGCGGCAGAACCGGATTCCTCAGTTCTCCCTCGATGACGTGCAGATCGGTGCGACAGATGCCGCAGCACCGGATCCGAACCAGCACATCCTGTGAGCCGATCGTCGGGAGAGGGACATCAGCACAGACGAGCGGACTGCTCTCAACGGCTGCCGTCCGATTCAGAATCATGGCCTTCATCGCCGGCGTCGTGGAGGTGTTTGAGGAGATCAGGCCGACGGTCGCCTCACGACTTCTCTTTGATACACTCGATATCGAGCTTGATGAAGACCTCGTCCCCGACGACCAATCCGCCGCTGTCGAGGGTCTTATTCCATACCATGCCGTAATCCTTACGATTGACCTTTCCCTCTCCGGTAAATCCGGCGCGCTGGTTGCCCCAGGGATCCTTGGTCGCCCCGTTGAAGTTTCCGGTCAGGGTGATCTCCTTGGTCACTCCCCGTACGGTCAGATCTCCGACCGCCGTGTAGCCATCACCCGCCTTCTTGGCGCTTTTCATCCGGTAGGTGATGGCGGGATGCTTCTCGACGTCGAAGAAATCGGGATTCCGCAAATGCGCGTCGCGTTTTTCATGATTGGTATTCACGGAGGCCGCCTTGATCGTCGCTTCGATCGTCTTGACCGTCCCGGCGTCCGCATCCATCTCGATGAATCCGGTATAGTCCATGAATCGCCCCGTGGTCTTTGAAATCACCATGTGCGAAACGCGAAATTCGATCGTCGAATGTTCGGGGTCCACGTTCCACCGTGCCGTTTCGGCATGGCCGGACAAGGGAATACCGAGAAACAGCACAGTGATAAGTGCCATGGAGCGGCGCGTCAGTCTTCCACACACCATCGATTGATCCTTTCTGCTTTTAAACGACTCCTACTTTTTCACCCCGCCGCCCGGAGCGTCGGGCCGGCCGGCGGATTGATTCGTCACCGATTGGACGTCGCGAGGCTTCGGCTTGGCTCCAGTCCGCATTCGAACGTGGACATCCACCGCTTCATCGCCCAATTCGTTGGGAAAAGGGGGAAACGGCTGCGCGTTGATGATGGTGTAAATTCCCGCCTCGTCGATCTCACGAGCTCCGGACCCTTTCTCGATCTCGATCAACTGGGCGCGGCCGTTCGGGAACAACTGGAAATGCACTCTGACCGTTTCACCACCGGGCCCGCGCCGCATCTCGCGCACCTGCCGTGCCCAACTACGGCTCACCAGATGGCTCACATGCTGCCAGTAGGCCCGTCCCTGGCCGGGATCCGCAAACGGCATCAGATCTTCTTCGGCCAATGCCTCGCCGGTAACGGGGATCACATCCGGCTGTACTTCGTCCGCGATCAACTCGACGGCCGCCGGCTCCTCCGGTTTGGTCGGCGTCGGATCGACCGAGTCGGCCGATGGTTCTTGCTGGTTCAGCGTGACGTAGACGACCCGGCGCATGAATCGCTCGAACTTGTCCTGCCGAAAGCGTGCGAAGCTGACTTGAATCCGCGCGGACTTGGGACGAACCGACGTCCGGCTCATCGGCATGGGCTCCAGCGTGACGGTCGTCTTGAGCGTCATCGAATCTCCCTCGGGGTCGAGCGTCGCGGTTTGGGACTCGAACAGAACCGACTCGCAGATGGCCACGACGGGGACAGAGCTCTGGACGACCCCTCCAAGGGTGATGTCGAGGGTCAGTGGCTTGCCGGGTTGAAGATCGCCTCCCGAACCGGTCTGGCTGAGTTCAAAGCGGGTCCAGCGTTTGGCCGGGCCGGCTGACGGAGACGTTCCTGAGGAAGAGCCTGGATCGGCGGAGATCGCGATCCCGGGTAGGCCGCTCATGCACACTGCGGCTAGAAGGATCAGGCCCATGTGAAGCAATGTGGCCATCATCGCATCCTACCCAGGGTCCGGAGCCGGCGCAACCCGTTTTTTCCGGATCGGTTAGGCATCCAGGCTCAATTGAGAGTAAGATGTTCGCATGCGGGCCCTCCTCAAGCGCGAAGCGAAGCCGGGTCTCGAGTTCACGACTTGTCCGGATCCCACTCCCGGCCCAACCGATGCCGTCGTCCGTGTGCGAGCGACCTCCCTCTGCGGAACCGACGCGCATATTTACAATTGGGATCCTTGGGCGCACAGCCGAATCCATCCCCCCCGTATCATCGGCCATGAAATGTGCGGCGAGGTAGTGGAGACCGGAGCGGACGTCACGTTGGTGGCCGTCGGAGACTACGTCGCCGCCGAATCGCACCTGACCTGTGGCCAATGCTTTCAGTGCAGGACGGGACAGGCGCACGTCTGCCGGAACTATCGGATTCTCGGGGTAGACCGGGACGGGTCGTTTGCGGAGTATGTGGTGCTCCCCGAGAACGTTCTGTGGAAAACCGCACCGACCGTGCCGCCGGAACTCGCGTCGGTGCAGGAACCACTCGGCAATGCCGTCGACGCCGCCCTCGTGGAAGATCTCACCGGTCACACGGTGCTGATCACCGGATGCGGGCCGACAGGACTCTTCGCGGCCGCCGTCGCGCGCACGGCCGGGGCTGCCACGATCATCGCGTCGGATGTCAGCGAGTATCGACTGGCCCTGGCGAAACAGGTCGGTGTCGATCACGTACTCAACGCCCGAGCGGAGGTTTCGGACACGCTGGCCTCGAACATCCGGGACATCACCGCCGGCGAAGGGGTCGATGCTTCTCTCGAAATGTCTGGGGATCCGAACGCCCTTCACCTGGCGTTCGGAGCGGTGAAGAACGGGGGGCGCGTCACGCTGTTCGGAATTCCCACCGGACTGGTCACCTGCGACTTGGCAAACGAGATCATCTTCAAGGGAATCCGCGTCCACGGCATTACGGGCCGTCGCCTGTTCAGCACGTGGTATCGGCTCGCCGGACTGTTCAAGGCCGGTCTCAATATCAAGCCGGTCATCACCCATACGTTTCCCCTGAGCGGATTCGCGCAGGGGTTCGACTTGATGCGTTCCGGCCAGTGCGGCAAGGTGGTATTGCTGCTGTAGCCACCGCGCCGGTCGTCGTCGGCCAACCGGATCCCGGTCGATCGGTTCCGTGGTACGCCATGGCCTATTCCTCTTTTAAAGACGCCCTCGACCGTGCGCTTGCGGAGATCCGCTCGCGCGGTACCCACAAGTCCGAACGACTGCTCCTCAGCCCTCAAGGATCCGAGATTCTCGTCGCTCAAGGCCTGGTTCTCAACCTGTGCGCCAACAACTATCTCGGTCTCGCCAATCATCCGCAGATCATCGAGGCGGCGATGGACGGACTTCGAACGCACGGATACGGATTGGCGTCCGTCCGATTCATCTGCGGAACCCAGGACCTCCATAAGCGGCTCGAGCGGGCCGTCAGCGCGTTTCTCGGTACCGACGACACCATCCTCTACGGATCCTGCTTCGACGCGAACGGAGGACTGTTCGAAGTACTCTTGGATGAGCGCGACGCCGTCATCAGCGATGCGCTCAACCATGCGAGTCTCATCGACGGCATCAGGCTCTGCAAGGCCAAACGGCTCCGCTATGCCCATTCCGACATGGAGGAACTCGAATCTCGGCTCGCGGAGGCTCAAGGCTGCCGCACGCGGCTGGTCGCCACCGACGGGGTGTTTTCAATGGACGGAGATCTCGCCAAACTCGATCGCATCGTCGATCTGGCCGAGCGGTATGACGCGGCGGTGATTGTCGACGACAGCCACGCGACCGGCGTCGTGGGTCGCCAGGGAAAGGGGACACCCGATCATTTCGGAGTGGCCGATCGAATCGAGATCGTGACCGGCACCCTGGGGAAGGCCCTCGGAGGTGCGGCGGGGGGCTTCACATCGGGCAAAGCCGAAATCGTGGAGCTGCTTCGTCAGCGATCGCGGCCGTACCTGTTTTCCAATACGCTGCCGCCTGCCGTGGCGTCCGGCGCCTTGCGCGCGCTCGAACTCGTCGCGGCCGGCGACGACCTGCGGGCGGCATTGCGCCGCAACGCCGCCTTTTTTCGCGCCAAGCTCAGCACGCTCGGCTTCCGGCTCGTCCCGGGCGACCATCCGATCATTCCAGTCATGGTCGGCGACGCCGCACTGGCGGCGGCGCTGGCCGAGGGATTGTTGGCGGAAGGGGTGTACGTGGTCGGTTTCAGCTATCCGGTCGTGCCGGAAGGCCAGGCTCGCATTCGCGTGCAGATGTCGGCCGCCCACACGCTTGAACAGCTGGAGACAGCGGTCCACGCCTTTGCCAACGTCGGACGGCAATTGCGGGTGATTTCATAGGGGGCCGACCCGCAGCATACAGACGGTTTTATTCCTTGATCTGTCTTGCCCGCTGCTGCAGATAGGCATTGCGGACGGCGGTATAGAGATCGAACGTCGCCTCCTCTACCCCCTGAAACTTCTGTAGATTACGGGAACGGTCGTTGACGATCTCGCCCACGCGCGCACCAAGCTGCACGATCGTACTGGTATTGCGGTTGGGATGGGAGATAACGGAAGGCACGCCTTTGACCTCGATGATCGGCGCGAACAGCCAGTTGATGGGATTGAGGAAGATGTCCCCGACATATCCGATGAGGTCTCTCAAGGTATACGGAGCCAGGAACGGCACGACGATGTACGGTCCCGGTTTGACCCCATAGAACCCAAGAGTCTGTCCCAAGTCCTCCTCCGGCGTCACCAAATTGACGTCCTGGGCCAGATCGAAGAATCCTCCGATACCGACCGTGCTGTTCAAGATGAAGCGACCGACTTCGATACTCGCTCCCTTCACCTTTCCTTGAAAGACATTGTTGAGAAACCGGGGGACGAAGCGAAAATTGTAGAAGATGTTGCCGACACCGATCTGAACGAGATCCGGCACGATGAAATCGTATCCCTGGGCGACCGGCTTCAGCACATACCGGTCCATCTGCCGGTTGAATTCAAAAATTTTGGTATTGACTGGTTCCCAGGGATCGTAGTCCTCCCCCGTGACTTCGTCAGACTTCGCGAACGGATCGAAGATCTCTTCGGCCGGTTCCCGGGAAGAGACCGGCGGTGACGTCTCCGCTGCAGCGCGGATGTCTCGCGAGCCATCCGCGGCGGGACCGTTCGCACTACCCAGCGTGTGATCCGGCGGCATCGCGCCCACGGCGTTCAATAGGCCGCCGTCACCGGTCAACCGGGGAGTTCCGGCGACTTCCAGTTCCGCACAACCTGACGTCACGATCAGCACGAGCCCGAGGACACAGGACACACGTCGAATGAGCACGAAATTCACCGGCCTCCTGATGACTTGTTCAAGTGATTGGACCGGCCCGTGAACGGGATCGGACCATTGGCGGCTCGCACTCTATCAAAACTCTCGCTGGTCGCCAATCACTTCTTCTGTCCTTGCCGACGGTGAAGCGGCGTTAGGAACGGACCGCGCTCAGTGCGAATTCGGCAAATCGGCTGAAATACGCACTGCCGCCGACCACGTAGGTATTATTATGTCCCGCGCCGGGGATGACATAGAACGATTTGGGCGGCAACGAACCGTCGAAGACTTGCCGCCCCAAGGCCAGGGGAATGATGTCGTCCCGATCCCCGTGAATGATCAGTTTCGGCAGAGACAGGCTCGGCAGCCGGTCGATCAGGCGGAATTCCGCTCCCAAAAGCCAGTGAAGCGGCAACCCCCCGTAGTGAACCTTGGCGACGGCCTCGATGGAAGGAAACGACGATTCCAGCACCAGGCCGGCCGCCGGATTCTGAGCCGCCAGATCGCCCGCAACCGCGGCACCGAGCGACCGGCCGAACAGAATCAGCCGCTCGGGACGTATCATCCTTGTTCTGGTCAGATAATCGTAGGCTCCGATGGCGTCGAGATACAGGCCCTCCTCCGAAGGGCGGCCTTGGCTGCGGCCGTATCCCCGATAGTCGAATACAAAGACCGAGAAGGCCGACCTGAACAGCCTTGCAAGGTTGTCCAGTCGGTTGATCACGTTCCCGGCGTTCCCGTGACACCAGAGGATTACCGGGCGATCGGCGAACCCCTCCACGTACCAGCCGAACAATTTGGTCCCATCAGCCGAAGAAAACCAGACGTCTTCCAACGGGATCCCGCTCCGTTGCTGCCAGTCCCGGTCGTCCCAGGGATCGGGGTGAAAGACAAAGAAGCGATCGAGAATGCCGCTCATCGAATTCCTCTACCGTAGGACCCGTCAGACCGTCAGACCTAAAACCGCAGGCCGATGCCGGCCCCCAAATACTGGGATCGATACTCCAAAGACAGCGACTGCCAGTGGTAGTTGGCCGACAAGTATTTGTATTCGCCGAAGAGGAAGATCCGCTTCGTCACGTTGGTCTGCAGTCCCCCGAAGAACTGATACCCGAATGTCGCCGAACTTTCAAAATCCTGATCCGAACGGCCCGGTATATTGGCCCCGCTCAGGACGCCCTGCGACAACCCTCCTCCGATGCCGATATAGGGAATGACGGGCAGGCCGGGATACCGGAGGATGAGATTCGCCATCGAGTTGAACACCCAGAGGTTGGTGCGCCCCACCGACCCCGCGCCAGGGCCGGTCGTGAGCGGAACGGAGAGATTGCTGCTGTTGCCCATGGACTCGAGTTCGATGCCGAAGAATCCCCTTCCCATGACGGGGAATACCGCCACCTTCAGCCCGGCCCCCGCTCCGCTTCCCACACTGGTGCCGGGAGCAGGACCGGTAAGCACAAAGGCGTCGCGGTCGTACGGCCAGCTTCCCAGCGCATACAGACTGATGTACACGTCCGTATGTGTTTCGGTTTCCGCTCGCACGGTAAATGGAAGGCTCAAGAGAGCCAAGAGGCCGAACGCCCAGATGGACCGTGCCATAACAGACGTCGGAGGAAAAGGAGGCCGTGGAACCGGCCGCCTCGGCAGCTCGGGAAAAGGAAGGGGCCCTTAGGAGAATTCTCCCAAAGGCCCCGACATCCGAATCAACGGGTCAAATCAGCTGCCCTTCACGATCGTGCAGTAATCGGCCACGATTCCGAGGATGTTCTTCGCGGTGTGGTCGACGTGGGAGACCGTGGTGATTCCTCCGGCTGCCTTGGCGGCCGTCAAGCTGGCGTCACCGGTGGCAACCCACCCCAGGATGGTCTGGGCGCAAGCCTTTCCTTCCTTCGTGGCTGCGGTGGCCGTCGTCGCCATGAAGCCGTACTTGACTTCGGTGAAGATGATACCGGTCACCGGCGACGCAACCGGCATACAACCGGCCAGGCTCAAACCGAATGCCGTGACGAACGCGGCGGACAAGAGCACATATGCCTTCTTCTTCATAGGTCCTCCTTTGAAAGGAAAGTTGAGTAATGAGTGACGCCCCGAGGAAACCTCGTCGTGGAAATCACCGAGCGCGAGTATATTCGGAGTTGTCTCCAGTGTCAATTTTTTCAAACCCCTGGAGGGTCTTCGCCTTCGGCCGCTCCCCGGTCGAACCTCTTCAGAAAAATCCCTGAACCGAGAAGACCACGTCGTTGTCCTGATCGCGATGACGATATTCCAAACGCAAGGCGACATTCTGCGAGAGCGTGACCCGCTGCCCCACGAACCACCGCACGTCGTCGGATTTGTCGCCGAGGGGATATTTGTAATAACTACCCGACGCCATGATCTTCCATCGCTCGGTCAGATCGGCCAGCAATCCCGCCGTTCCGCCTCCTCCCGCTCGATACCGATCGTCATAGGCCACGCTGTAGTTGGCCTCGACTTCCGCGAATGCAAAAAACACTTCCCGGCGAAGCCACTTGGATTCCAGCGCTCCTCCGATCCCTCCGTTCACCACGCCGTTGCTGCAAAGTTGGCATCCGTTGTACTTGATCGTGTTCATCCCGAGATCGAACTTCCACGACGGTGAATGAAAGACCGAGTCGATCGGTGACAATGACACGATGTTCGCCAGCGTGAAGCGCTCGATCCTCGCCTGGTCGGCCCGGTTGTAATAGCGGGCGGTGACGGACGCCAGTTCGATCTGTGCGTCCGGCGTATAGCCCGGCTCCGGATCGAGCAAGTCATGATAGCCCGCACGCACTGACAGTTCTTCGAACGTGTCGTTGTTGCGCCATCCGCCTCCGATGGAGGCCCGCGAGGTCTTGTGCCCCAGTTCGGGCTGAGTGGCGAAGGGTACGACGGGAAACTCCGGAGATGGAATACGCAAGCGGCTCCTCGCCGCCAAGATCTCCCGGTTACGCTCCTTCAGTTCAGGAATCGCCTTGTCGGTCGTATCCATACGATAGCGAAGATAATCGGACGCAAGGTCGAGGAGGAACGCCTGTTGCGCGGCCGGCAATCCGGCATATGCCGGATCGGCCATGGCGTCCGGATCGCCGGCGAGACGCTGCGCCAGGGCGCGCTGGCCCGAGGGAAGCGACTCGCGCTTTCGCCTGACCACGTTGCTCCGTGAAGGCCGATACGTCACGTTGGTGACCCGGCCTGGATCGGCGGCGATCAGCCGCACCGTATCGGCCGGAACCGTCCAGACAAAGAAGGAATCGGTCAAATGCAACGACGGGTCGGCGTACTCCAGGAGCCACAAGAGCTGATAGGAACAATTTTCTTTCAGAAAGAAGTAGTCGAAATAGGCGTTGCCCATTTCCCACGCGTGTTCGAGTAGCCGATGGACCTGCCGATCCGAGAAGTTCAGGCGATATTCCCATATGTCGCGATTCTCGATGTCCCGGTATTCCCGCACCTTCAGATAATAGGGCGGCGTCATGAAATAACCCTTGAACCCCCCGAACAGCCCTTTGATGGGGTACATCCATCCGGCATCCCGCGGCACTTCGGCCGCGTAGTTGATCGTATAGGCCAGGATTCTGGTTTGGTCCGTCTGCCCTCTCTGGTCCACGCGGAGAAACGTGTGGCCGAAGGACGAGGCGGGATTGTTGACGAACGCGGACGCGAAAATCAGGGTGATGGATTGCGGGTTGAGTTCCGCGAGCCATGCATCGAAACGCGTGCAGGTTTCAGGGGACAACCGCGCGGCGTCGAACGCCAGTTTGTCCTGTAGCCAGCGGTATCGGGCGATGAACGCGCACTGAGCCGGCTGCTTCGAACGTCCTACGGCCTCCGACGAGAAGAACTGGCGCAGGGTCGCTTCCAGCTCGGCTCGCGGCTCGGTCTTCCCGGCCTCGGACAGGAAGAATCCCGGATCGTCCTGCTCGCTGGCGAATCCACCGAAGAGTCCCGGCCGATAGTGCAGGAGGAGGTGCCATTCGCGTTCTTCGAACAGTTTTGCCGAGACGGCCCGTGCGATGAGTTCGTCGGCGTACGACGGATCCGACCGTTCCGCCGCACCGGCCGGCCATGACGACCACGCGAGAAAAAGAGAGAGGATGAGCGCGCAAGGTGCGGCTCCCCATGGCAGGCGGGACGCCCGTTTCGAAGCCGGCGCCCCGCAGTGCCGGACGGTGTCGTTACTTGGCCGCGACGGTGGTCGATGCCGGAGACGATGCCGCGGCCTCATTCAGAGCTTTTACCATGGCAACGGGAGAGGCTTCACCAGCATTCACGAGCGACAGATACCGCTCCTGGGTCACGGCGAAGAACTCGGGCTGCTTATCTTCGGATACACCCATCAGCGCGGCCATCGAGGCAAGATGCTCCCCGCCGCCTTGAGCCATCTCTTGTGTGAGGTTCTCGAAATTCAGGCCTGCAAACATGTTGGCCTTGTGTTCGGCCCAGAACTTCCCGCTGTTCTTGCATCCCATGGTCTGGCTCGTGATTCCAAAA from Nitrospira japonica harbors:
- a CDS encoding Lnb N-terminal periplasmic domain-containing protein gives rise to the protein MRPRHRLRHRPPSRPSNDTVRHCGAPASKRASRLPWGAAPCALILSLFLAWSSWPAGAAERSDPSYADELIARAVSAKLFEEREWHLLLHYRPGLFGGFASEQDDPGFFLSEAGKTEPRAELEATLRQFFSSEAVGRSKQPAQCAFIARYRWLQDKLAFDAARLSPETCTRFDAWLAELNPQSITLIFASAFVNNPASSFGHTFLRVDQRGQTDQTRILAYTINYAAEVPRDAGWMYPIKGLFGGFKGYFMTPPYYLKVREYRDIENRDIWEYRLNFSDRQVHRLLEHAWEMGNAYFDYFFLKENCSYQLLWLLEYADPSLHLTDSFFVWTVPADTVRLIAADPGRVTNVTYRPSRSNVVRRKRESLPSGQRALAQRLAGDPDAMADPAYAGLPAAQQAFLLDLASDYLRYRMDTTDKAIPELKERNREILAARSRLRIPSPEFPVVPFATQPELGHKTSRASIGGGWRNNDTFEELSVRAGYHDLLDPEPGYTPDAQIELASVTARYYNRADQARIERFTLANIVSLSPIDSVFHSPSWKFDLGMNTIKYNGCQLCSNGVVNGGIGGALESKWLRREVFFAFAEVEANYSVAYDDRYRAGGGGTAGLLADLTERWKIMASGSYYKYPLGDKSDDVRWFVGQRVTLSQNVALRLEYRHRDQDNDVVFSVQGFF
- a CDS encoding DUF3015 family protein produces the protein MSRKIWVLLIAFFVTAELSGMIDTAQAKGISDLGPGCGLGKDLWRDSPNTDKWGVQILISTTNNTIVPFQAFGITSQTMGCKNSGKFWAEHKANMFAGLNFENLTQEMAQGGGEHLASMAALMGVSEDKQPEFFAVTQERYLSLVNAGEASPVAMVKALNEAAASSPASTTVAAK